CCCACGTTGTAGCTCTGCAAGCGTCCTGATTCAATTGCTACATATCGCCCACGTTGTAGCTCTGCAAGAGTCCGGATTCAATTACTACAAATCGCCCACCAATTAAGTGCTACAAGAGTAAAAAAAGTGTAGTAATAGGTTTGTTAATATGAAATACTACATGAAACAAATGATTTGTAGTAATAAAAAGGTATGACCATGAGCGAACAGGTACTTTATAGAAATCCATTAATATCACAAGAGATAGGCGATTCTAAGGCGTTACTTCATTCCAGGCATACCATGTCTAAAGACGAAGGACGCATTTTGTTAATGTGTTTAGAGCGAATGAACAGAGATGGTGAAAGCGCTAATGGAGAGTATTGGTTCAATGCATCGGATTATTGTGAAATTTTTGATATTTCTAGGAGGGAGGCTGTCAGAGATATAAAAGCAGCGATTGATAACTTAGCTGAGCGTTGGGTGCATATTAAGGATGGCGATCACGAAGTTTCAATGCGTTGGATTGGTAAGAAGATGAAAAATGTAAAACAAGGAAAGTACGGTGTTGTCTTTTGGCCTGAAATACTTCCCTATTTACATGATTTATCAGACCAGTTAGCTGCTCCACTTCCTTGGTTGGCTGCAATGAGTAACATCAACAATCAGCGTATTCTTCGTTGGATAAATGAGGCTCGTAGTAATGACCTGCAGTGCCTAGAAATGACGCTGGATGATATAAGGTACGGCCTTGATATTAGAGAAGTAAAATCGTATTCAATTTACAACAACTTGAAGAGACGAATAGTTGAGCCAGCTATTGAAAATATTAATTTGGGAACCGGCATTGAATTGACATTTGAAGAAATTAAAGAATCAAGGAAAGTGGTTGGTTTAAAATTTTACTGGGAAAAATAGTAAATACTACAGATTGCCTCATTAAATCGTGGGTGAAAAGTAGTATTTAATGGATCCGTATTGATCTCCTATAGCATCTATTATTAATCTTGTATTAAATAGGATAAGGATTGGAAAAAGAATAAAAAATAGTAATCAATAAAAAACAAAGCCTCGCGCTAACGAGGCTATTTGTTCGATAAGCAACATACCGTTAGAAACCGATAGGTAATTGGTAAGTAACTAATCTAAGTTTGACACCTCAGATTTTAGACTTCCACAACCTAGCGGTCAAGTTTCTTTTACCTAAAAAAAGAGAATGACATGACTAGAATAATCATGCGCTCTTACTCTATGGAAATGAGTGAAAGTGCTAAATACAGGTAGCGTATTAAATCAAACAACGCTTTATAAGCGTTGTTCACCTACAAACTTTAATGCATCAATGGGAATAGGCCAAGAGGCCAATTGCCGGTATGTGTGGTCATATAGGATCAAAGAGGGGAATTCCCCTTGGAGAGCCATTGGTCATAGACAGTCGGGCAAAAGTACCACCACCTTATCTAAATTTTACCTCGATGCATCGATAGGTAGAGATTGCTCGATTGATTGTTTTATTTCACCTAACCAATTTTTTGACTGGAGAAATACGAAGCAATTAGCGTCTTTACATGCAAATTGGTTGGAAATAGATATAAACAGTCCTGCCGGTGTAACTAGAGAAAATAAGAAATCACTGACTCCTGAAGAAGAAAGCGAAGTTATAAAAGAGGTCTTTGGCCAATTACAGTTGGCAGAAGTGCCTATGCCTACTGGCTATGTGTTATCAGGTTCTGGAGGTGTGCATTTATATTGGATGTATCCAGGTGTTGAGGCATATAAATGGAGAATAAATTCGTGGAGAGATATTACTTCAAAACTGGTAAGTAAACTGAATGGTGGAAAAAACTGGCATGTTGATTTGGGAGCCAGTAAAGATCCGGCTCGTGTTTTAAGAATGCCAGGAACAAAACATGGATCTACAAGGAGAACGGTCGAGTATTATGATGGTGGCCATACCTATGATTTCGAAGATCTGGCAAAACAGCTTGGGGTTAAAATAACCAAGCCAACGCACTTAAAGCTAGTTACGCAACCAAAAAAAGAAACTCAAGCAAGAAAGGCTAAGACTCCAAAAGCAAAATCGGATAACCCCCCCAATTCTGGAAAGCATACTATAGGTCAGTGGTGGTTCAAGATATACACTAATGTTCTGCAGCACATCCAAAAAAATCCCGTAAAAGAAGGTATGAGGGATAGCGCAGCCTTTATAATTTACGTGGCTCTAAGGCATATTCAAGATGCCGACTCTGCATTTAATCGAGTTCGCCAAATTAATGAGAGGTTGATAGGCCTTACAGACGATGAACTTGCTAGATATTTAAAAACTGCCCAAAACACACTCTATAAATATAAAAAGGATTCAATTTCAGAATACCTTTCAAGGCAATTAGGAATGGATACATCCTTCCTATACCAAAGCAAGACCAAACTAACTCCCGAAGAAGTAGCTATCGCAAGGAAAGCCTCTGCATTAACTACAGCTAAGAGAAAAGCAGAAGGGACTCTTTCACGCATCTTGAAAGCGGCGAGAGAGCTTCTGAGCGACCAATCACCACTTACCCAAACCTCTGTTGCCGCGATTTGTGGTCGGAGCGAACGGACAGTGCGTCGTTATTGGAAAGAGTTATTGGATCATCCGGTCATTAGGTGCGCTTCTATATATTCCCCCCCAAAAGAATGTCCGGTAGCTGTGTAATGAGACTAAAAAATAAAGATCTACAAAAAAGATTGTTATTACTTTGGGCCTGTGGAGTTAGTGGTTTAAAACGAGAGTGTGGTCATGGCATGTGGGTAACTTAGTGGTAGGCTTGCCTTCCACAAGTTATCCATGTGTCTGTCCATGCGGTAGTTTGTTACGCGAAGCGGAAAACCACAAATCCATAGGTCTTCTTTTTCTACATGTAGAATTTTTTTCATTAATACTTTGAGTCTATTTGTAGTGGTAAAATTTTCATCATTATAAATAGGGTGGTTAGTCAGGTATGGCGCTAGACAATATTGAAAAATTACAAGTAGGATCGTTTGGCTATGTCTTTCAACCTATCGTTAACTCTAATAAGTGCATTGTTGGGTTTGAGGCTTTGGCTCGTTGTAGTGCCGCTATGAATATGTCGGTATATCAAGGCTCTGCTAGTTTAATTTCATTAGTCCCTTTTAAAACGCAGTGTCATGAGTTCTTTAGGTCTGTTAGTCAATTAGTTCAGCTTTACGGGTCTTCTTATCATTATGCCTTTAATATTGAACCAAGTGACTGTAAAGAAGATAGTATCTGGTTACTTGTTAAGTTAGCACAGGCTTACGGTGTTCCTTGTTCCTGTATCGAGCTTGAGATTATTGAATCTTCTAGAACTTCTCTTTCCATTCCAGCTTTAAAATTAGCTAAAGAATTTGGTTTTACATTGGTTTTAGATGACTTTGGGGTAGGTTACTCAAATGTTGAGTCTTTGTTAGACTATCCTTTCGACAGAGTTAAGTTCGACAAAGTATTTACTTTAAATCAAGGTGAACGCTTACCAAGTCAATTATTAAGCGCGGTTCATAAGGTAGTACAGGCTTGTGGATTTAGTACTGTTATTGAAGGTGTTGAATCTAAGAGCCTAATGGATTTTGCTGTAGGACTATCTGCTGATTTTTACCAGGGCTTTTTATTTGGTCGTGGTGATAGCCTGGAAGATATGTTAAACGTACCCCTTAATATAGAGTGTAAGTAATCGATGGAAAGTAATAAAACATTTAAAGAGTGGATAGCTGAGCGTTATCCTTCACTTAATGACAAGGTTGAAGCTTGTTATAAAGAATTGGTAGACGGTGCCAACGTCGTTGATATCGATTTTGCAGGTTGTTCATTGAGTCCTGGTAAGCTACGGCATAAAGATATTGCTGTGAATAGCGCAGATTCAAAAGGACGGTGTAGGGTATATTTCAATATTAAAGATTACAATGGGGATCAGTTTCCTCATTTTGTATTCCAAAATTTTCGAGCTTCTTATTCGGATCCATCATCCGGTAAATCTATTCCATCGGTTGTGAATACAGTTGGTATTTTGTTTGAACAATATCAGTCAGGTTCCTCCTTGCGAAAAAATAGTTATAAAGCTGCTATTCATAAAGCAAAACCTGCAGTTAATCGTATGACTCTAGTAAATGAACAGCGGCGCTGGTTCTCTAAACTGTTTAAGTACGGTGAAAAGGGTCGTGAAAGTATGTACTTTCACAAAAAAGGTATTTTGAAAGAATGGATTTTAGAAGATCCTCTGTTAGATTTTAGACTCGGTTATTCTCGTCGCTACGGCCAATATTGCGCCCTCCCATTTAGGTATTTGCATCAAGATACTTTCATGGGGTTTCAACGTATATATGATACCGGTGAAAAAATTATGATGAAGGAATTTGATCCTACCGGACTTTGCTTTTACTTCCCTTCAGATGAATTGGCGATTGAACCATCTACTTTAAAAACAGTTATCCTTCAGGAAGGAGGTGCAAACGCTTTATTGGCCCATTTTATGAGTAAGCAATTAGGATTAAAAGCGCTTGCGAATGTTGGTGGTTTGTATGCTGATAACTTACCCGTTCTTGCTGAAATATTGGCTACTGAATTGCCTAATGTAGAAAAAATACTGCTTATTTACGACAACGATGATAATCATAAAGGGCAAGTTATCGCTAATAGATGTAAAGAAATATGCCCTAGGATTCATATTGATACTTTCGAAAGAAATGATATTGCGGCTATGGTTGCTGGTTTTAATTATGAATACGCCAAGAAAGAGTTCGTTCTGATGCTTAAAAAAGCATTTAGTTGATGAAAAATGAAAAAAGGACTTTTAATAGGCTATAAATTCATTATAATGAATAAAGTAAAATTCTACATGAAGAATTTAGAGGAACTTTCATGGCTGGGAAAATAACTAATATCGGCTTCCAGAAGGGAGGCGTAAATAAGACAACTTTAGCTGTACAGTTGGGGTTGTATACCGCTGAACAAAACAAAACCGTATTGATAATCGACGGTGATGCTCAAGAAGATTCTAGTCGCTTACTTGGTAAGCCTGATAATTATGATGGGTTGTGTTCTGACTCCTTGTTTACCATGAGTCCTGAAGAATTTCAGGCAAGTTGGGAGCGAGGCGAGCGTCCTATTTTACCAGTCAGAAATTGGGGGTGTAGACTTCCGGAAGATGTTGAGAGTATAGGTGAGTTAATGCATTTTGTACCTGCCAGTGCGGGTGCTATGGCTAATATTAACGAAAGTAAAGATAAGTCTTATGTGTCAAACTTTAAGGCTAACGTTGCTTTTCTGGCTACCCAATATGATCACCTATATGTTGATACTCCCCCGCAATTAGGACTTGTTCAATATGCGAGTTTATGTGCGTGTACAAGTACTGTGATGCCTCTTATTTGCGATTTTGATACTTGTGGCAAAGATAAAGTGACTAAATATTTCGCTCTCTATAACGCTGCTAAAAAATTGCACAACCCGCAACTTAAGTTGCCGGTTGTTGTGCTTTCGTCAGTTGATGCCCGAGGTAAAATCGTGAAACGTTTTATTGATTGGGCTAGGGCTTCATTCAAAACAAACCTAACAAACAAATATATCGAATATTCAACGGCGTTGAATAATGCGAAAGATGAGCGTCGAGCTATATGGTTTAAACCAGCCAGCGGCAATGACAGAACGAAAGGTGCGGCGTATCGTCGTGTCATTACAGATATTTATGAAAGATTGGTCTAGGAGGTATTATGGCTGGTGTTAGTAACGATGCTGATGCATTAGATTTTGATTCGCTTTTGGCAGAAGGTGAAGGAATGATGGGATCCTCGGCTGAGAAAGATCAAAGTGAGCGAGTGTTGGATATTGAGCTTGGTCGTATTCGTCCTTTCGAGCTGAATAGGGCCTTAACTGAAGAGCAGGTTAAAAAAGCTGCTGAAGAACTGGCTGCTGAAGACTGGGTATTATTGCATCCGGTAGTACTTGTTCCTGATGATTCGGGAAAGGCCGATTATGTTGTTATTTCAGGTGAAAAACGATGGAGGGCATTCCGTCACGGCGGGATGGAAACTATTAAAAGCCGTATTTTTGAAGGTATGACAGCAAGGGAGCTTCACCGTAAAAATATTAAAGCTAATACTGAGATAGAAGAAGAGGATTTACCTACTCTTGCTGTTCGAATAAAGGTGTATAAAGAGACACATAATCTTAGTAACAAAGAAGTTTCTGAAGATTTTAAAAAGTCTCAAGGCTATATCAGTGACTATATCAATCATTTCAGTCAACTTAGGGAAATACCATTAGTCAGAGATATCTATGATGTAGATGGTGTGACAGACATGCTTCTTTTGAAACACTTGATAATGATCCATAAAAAAAGTGATTCTGCCGCCCGAAGCATTGTAGGGTTCGGAAAAGCCAATGGTTGCTTCAATCGTGATTTTGTCCTTGGTGCTTATAAATTAGATTTGTATGGAGATATCGAAGCACAGCTTAGAACTTGGTTGGCCAACGGGCTAACTAAAGAAGCTTTAAATCAAGCGATGAATGAAGAGGGGGAGTTGACTAGTCCTAGCTCTGCTATTGATGATAAATCAAGCGCTAATATTTCGCCAGGTAAGCAGAAAGACGAAGAACAGTTAGATATTGAAGATGCTATTAATTCAGATATTGAAGGTATACATAAAGGTGGTTCTGGTGATGAGTATGAAGAAGAGCCTCAAGGTGATGATATAGGTGGGTCTGAAGATGACGACTTTGATGAGCATGAAGAAGATGTTGAAAGTGGAAGTCCGGTTAAAAAACGAGCTTTATCCAAAGCGGAGATAAGCGTTCAATATGAAGGTGATAATTATTTTCTTGCCTTAGATCTTGTTGCCGATGAAGAAGATAAAATAGTCATACGTTCAGTTTCGGGAAAACTCAGCGTTGTTGATCCTGCTTTAGTCAAAATTAGCTATGTAAGTTAATTAACATCATCAATAACTGTTTAGCCCCGTCGGATTACGGGGCTTTTTTTTATTTCTGGCTCCAACCTATTGAACTAAGCGGTCTATATTAGATCATTCTTAATTTATCGGTGGTAAAAAGGGGCGCATGTTAATTTCTAATCGTGACTTAGCTTTTGCAGTACTTGGTTATATTCGAGATATAGATGCATATCTACTTGGAGAACACGAAGTTGAGTTTAGTCGGCTGATAAAAACATTACCGTATAGAAGTGATGTTAGCGCTAATCGTATTTCAAAATTAATTTCAGATAGCCCGTTGTCTAGGTATCGGTTCAAATTGTTAAAAATGAATAAGGTTGTTGGTGAGTGGAAACCTTTTGTAAGTGAGCAAACCTTCAATAGCATTAGAGATAATTTTAATGTTGAAGTTTCTTATATGGGTGATAGTGGATGTGTTACAAATCAAAACATCATGGCTTTTAACTGTGTAAACTGGTGTAGAAAATATGTGGTTAGAGGTGTGAATAGTGATATTCAGGGGTTGGTAAATGTCGTGGGCTGATAAAGTATTTTGGCGTAAATCTAAAAAAGATATTAACGCTAATAAAGAAAAGTTAGTAAAGCTTAGAAGGCAGTTGTTGAATTTAAGCGGTATATCTGATTCTACGTTTGATAAATTACTATCTGGTGTGCTCGAAGATATTATTGGCCATGTAGATTTAGATAACTTTCACCATATGCTTTCAGATATAATCGCTGATGAATATTTTTATAAAGAAAGCCGAAAAGCAAGTTTTTATCTCGCGGTGTGTTTAGTAGGTAGTGAAGCGGCTGCTAAATCCAAAATCGAAAAAGATGGTGTGAACGGGGTTAAACATCATGTTGAAATACTGACTATTTCTTTATTTCACACTATTATTTCGAAGACGCCCGAAGGTTACAATTGGATTGGTCAATATACTGGGCTAATGAAAGAAGTCTGGTTATATCTAAAAGCAAAGCGCGGCAGGTTCGTGTCGTATATGGAAATTCTACATGTAGAAAGTGGCTCAACAATGGAAGTTGAGATCGATAAGGAAGTTAATCATGGAGGTGATGATAACGAAATAGATGACGATTTCAGCGCTGAAACAGATGATGAAATCGGTTCTCTGTTGTCTGGTGGTGATGTTATGGCTGAAACCGATGAAGATGTTCTTAATCAAATTTATGACGATAGAGAAGATGTCGGTACTGAGTCAAACATAGAGCCTGAACCAAGTGTAGAGCCGGAAGTAACTATTGATGAAGAAGAACAAGAAGATGACAAAACTGAAGGTGAAATACCTGATGTATTGGATGTGTCATCGCTGCTTAAATAATCAAAATAATTATTTCCATTCCTCATCAAATTCATTATAATGAATTTGATAAAGATGGAGTGTAGCTATGTCACATGCAAGTTATAGTAATTTAGATATTAAATTTGGAGCCGCAAGCCTTTTGGTTTCTGGTGTTCCTGAGCTTATATCCGAATATGGAAATAAAATCGATGAGGTAATACAGACCCTTGGCATTAGTCGTCAAGCGGCTTTGGCTATTAGAGACATGTCTGCTTACGATATGCCTGATTTTTGCAAAAAGGTCGAGGGTAGGAAAGCGGCGTGGCTGGTTATCGATTACAAAACAACTATTGAAATTGCCGAGATACTTGCAAAATGTAGTGAAGGGCAACTGGATAAGCTTCGCAGTTCTACAGAAAAATACATGAAGTCCCTAAGTGTAGGTGAGGCAACATACAAAACTATCATTGTAAGTAAATTTATTTCATATATATCACGAATGATGTATGAGGTTGAACAAAAGCCAGGTGATTCAAACATTGGTAATATTCCCCCTAAATTATTTTCTGCACTGCAAGAATTAAAGCAGGGTGTAATGCATCTTTATACTCGATTATTAGTTCAACGTAATGTTATTAATGTTGAAGTAGATAAAGTTGCGATGGATACTGTTATAGCTGGTTTTAAGGCGCATGTACGGGGCCGGAAATTGTTACATGATTTGATTAAAGCGGGTGCTCATTTAACGTTTATAGAACAGTACAACAATGAGAGATATATAGATGTAGAGTACTATCGTCAATGGCGGCGATTTCATTCGGTTGGTAGAAATTC
The sequence above is a segment of the Pseudoalteromonas ulvae UL12 genome. Coding sequences within it:
- a CDS encoding ParB/RepB/Spo0J family partition protein produces the protein MAGVSNDADALDFDSLLAEGEGMMGSSAEKDQSERVLDIELGRIRPFELNRALTEEQVKKAAEELAAEDWVLLHPVVLVPDDSGKADYVVISGEKRWRAFRHGGMETIKSRIFEGMTARELHRKNIKANTEIEEEDLPTLAVRIKVYKETHNLSNKEVSEDFKKSQGYISDYINHFSQLREIPLVRDIYDVDGVTDMLLLKHLIMIHKKSDSAARSIVGFGKANGCFNRDFVLGAYKLDLYGDIEAQLRTWLANGLTKEALNQAMNEEGELTSPSSAIDDKSSANISPGKQKDEEQLDIEDAINSDIEGIHKGGSGDEYEEEPQGDDIGGSEDDDFDEHEEDVESGSPVKKRALSKAEISVQYEGDNYFLALDLVADEEDKIVIRSVSGKLSVVDPALVKISYVS
- a CDS encoding EAL domain-containing protein, translating into MALDNIEKLQVGSFGYVFQPIVNSNKCIVGFEALARCSAAMNMSVYQGSASLISLVPFKTQCHEFFRSVSQLVQLYGSSYHYAFNIEPSDCKEDSIWLLVKLAQAYGVPCSCIELEIIESSRTSLSIPALKLAKEFGFTLVLDDFGVGYSNVESLLDYPFDRVKFDKVFTLNQGERLPSQLLSAVHKVVQACGFSTVIEGVESKSLMDFAVGLSADFYQGFLFGRGDSLEDMLNVPLNIECK
- a CDS encoding ParA family protein, whose amino-acid sequence is MAGKITNIGFQKGGVNKTTLAVQLGLYTAEQNKTVLIIDGDAQEDSSRLLGKPDNYDGLCSDSLFTMSPEEFQASWERGERPILPVRNWGCRLPEDVESIGELMHFVPASAGAMANINESKDKSYVSNFKANVAFLATQYDHLYVDTPPQLGLVQYASLCACTSTVMPLICDFDTCGKDKVTKYFALYNAAKKLHNPQLKLPVVVLSSVDARGKIVKRFIDWARASFKTNLTNKYIEYSTALNNAKDERRAIWFKPASGNDRTKGAAYRRVITDIYERLV
- a CDS encoding replication initiation protein codes for the protein MSEQVLYRNPLISQEIGDSKALLHSRHTMSKDEGRILLMCLERMNRDGESANGEYWFNASDYCEIFDISRREAVRDIKAAIDNLAERWVHIKDGDHEVSMRWIGKKMKNVKQGKYGVVFWPEILPYLHDLSDQLAAPLPWLAAMSNINNQRILRWINEARSNDLQCLEMTLDDIRYGLDIREVKSYSIYNNLKRRIVEPAIENINLGTGIELTFEEIKESRKVVGLKFYWEK